One genomic window of Caldivirga maquilingensis IC-167 includes the following:
- a CDS encoding 2-oxoacid:ferredoxin oxidoreductase subunit beta yields MSTVKITLNPQQYRSKVWVDWCPGCGNFGILAAETQALAELGLNPRQVVVVSGIGCSGKIPHFMNIEGVHTLHGRSIPYAIGIKLANPSLEVVVNGGDGDLLGIGVGHFVSAGRYNVDLTIILHNNGVYGLTKGQASPTLPRNVKTKALPKPNIKDAVNPIILALASGYTFVARAYAYDTRHLKDVIKEAIRHKGTALVDVLQPCPTYNDINTKEWYDKRVYKLDNEKWDPVVHDEKEAEEKLVKAIEKAREPMDEKIPIGVFYQNELVPTYTDRLASRISNYLELPPAKQVIEKDGESLTLIDKILEKRRVI; encoded by the coding sequence ATGTCAACAGTAAAAATAACCCTGAATCCGCAGCAGTATAGGAGTAAGGTGTGGGTTGATTGGTGTCCTGGTTGTGGTAATTTCGGTATTTTGGCTGCTGAGACCCAGGCTTTGGCTGAACTTGGGTTGAATCCAAGGCAAGTGGTGGTGGTTTCAGGTATTGGGTGTTCAGGTAAAATACCGCACTTCATGAATATTGAGGGTGTTCACACTCTTCACGGTAGATCAATACCATATGCGATAGGCATTAAGTTGGCTAATCCAAGTTTGGAGGTTGTTGTTAATGGTGGTGATGGTGATTTGCTTGGTATTGGTGTTGGTCATTTTGTTAGTGCTGGTAGGTATAATGTTGATTTAACCATTATTCTTCATAATAATGGTGTCTATGGTTTAACTAAGGGTCAGGCTTCACCAACATTACCTAGGAATGTTAAGACTAAGGCATTACCTAAGCCTAATATTAAGGATGCAGTCAACCCAATAATCCTAGCCCTAGCCAGTGGATACACCTTCGTAGCTAGGGCATACGCATACGATACAAGACACTTAAAGGACGTGATAAAGGAGGCTATTAGGCATAAGGGAACAGCACTAGTAGACGTCCTACAACCATGCCCAACATACAACGACATAAACACAAAGGAATGGTACGACAAAAGAGTATACAAGCTAGACAATGAGAAATGGGACCCAGTGGTGCATGATGAGAAAGAAGCTGAAGAGAAGCTTGTTAAGGCTATTGAGAAGGCTAGGGAACCCATGGATGAGAAGATACCCATAGGGGTATTTTACCAGAATGAACTCGTGCCAACGTACACCGATAGATTAGCATCAAGAATAAGCAATTACCTAGAATTACCACCAGCTAAACAGGTCATTGAGAAGGATGGTGAATCCCTAACATTAATCGATAAGATACTTGAGAAGAGAAGGGTAATATAG
- the uppS gene encoding polyprenyl diphosphate synthase, with product MANNIKRLPNHIGIIPDGNRRWAMAHGMDIYTAYLIGSDKVEEVLEWALDNNVQAVTVYILSYENFMNRSEMEKRILYELLIRKLKKAREDPRIHGNKVKVTLIGRWRNLPPYVVDEAIKTMNATEMYNSHFLNLAVVYGGYQSIVDLVNTAITKIGRLINDDELIKLLPTSFLPNPFIDLVIRTGGERRLSNFFPLESIYAELYFLDKYWPDFSREDFQEALRYYASVERKFGK from the coding sequence ATGGCTAATAATATTAAGCGTTTACCGAATCATATTGGGATCATTCCAGATGGTAATAGAAGGTGGGCTATGGCTCATGGCATGGATATATATACGGCTTACTTAATCGGGTCGGATAAGGTTGAGGAGGTTTTAGAATGGGCGCTTGATAATAATGTGCAGGCAGTCACCGTATATATTCTATCCTATGAGAATTTCATGAATAGGAGCGAGATGGAGAAGAGGATTCTATACGAGTTACTCATTAGGAAGCTTAAGAAGGCTAGGGAGGATCCTAGGATACATGGTAATAAAGTTAAGGTTACCTTAATAGGTAGGTGGAGGAACCTACCGCCATACGTCGTTGATGAGGCTATTAAGACCATGAACGCCACCGAGATGTATAATTCCCACTTCCTCAACCTAGCGGTGGTTTATGGTGGTTACCAATCCATCGTGGACTTAGTTAATACAGCCATCACTAAGATTGGCAGGTTAATTAATGATGATGAATTAATTAAACTACTACCAACCAGCTTCCTACCTAACCCATTCATAGACCTAGTTATCAGAACCGGAGGCGAGAGGAGGCTAAGTAACTTCTTTCCGCTGGAATCCATTTACGCCGAATTATACTTCCTTGATAAATATTGGCCTGACTTCAGTAGAGAGGACTTCCAAGAGGCCCTAAGGTATTATGCAAGCGTTGAGAGGAAATTCGGTAAATGA
- a CDS encoding zf-TFIIB domain-containing protein has protein sequence MKFCPKCGTAMVPVKKGNATYLKCPKCGYEEKVNKKDRKSFVERSVVEEDKRVKVPIVENKSSSEEEVDEDYRKQLLDNLLEMGEDFD, from the coding sequence ATGAAGTTTTGCCCTAAGTGCGGAACAGCAATGGTTCCAGTGAAGAAAGGGAATGCAACATACTTAAAGTGCCCTAAATGTGGGTATGAGGAGAAGGTTAATAAGAAGGATAGGAAGTCTTTCGTTGAGAGAAGTGTTGTTGAGGAGGATAAGCGCGTTAAGGTACCTATAGTTGAGAATAAGAGTAGCTCGGAGGAGGAGGTTGATGAGGATTACCGTAAGCAGCTCCTAGATAACTTACTGGAAATGGGGGAGGATTTCGATTAA